In Acidimicrobiia bacterium, the following are encoded in one genomic region:
- the acpP gene encoding acyl carrier protein, translating to MERDEALTALREVAVEVLSVEPDVVADAARFKEDLDADSLDLVELVMGLEERFDISVPEEDLEGVDTVGKAVDLVLAKVAAKA from the coding sequence ATGGAGCGTGACGAAGCACTGACGGCGCTGCGCGAGGTTGCCGTCGAGGTGCTGAGCGTCGAGCCCGACGTCGTCGCTGACGCGGCTCGATTCAAGGAAGACCTCGACGCGGACAGCCTCGACCTGGTCGAGCTCGTCATGGGCCTGGAGGAGCGCTTCGACATCTCGGTGCCCGAAGAGGATCTCGAGGGTGTCGACACCGTCGGCAAGGCCGTTGACCTGGTGCTGGCCAAGGTGGCCGCCAAGGCATGA